Proteins from a single region of bacterium:
- the pal gene encoding peptidoglycan-associated lipoprotein Pal, which translates to MKWTSFWKWSALALSVAALVAVGCAKKQTVKSEGAEGAPGAPAVSEPSVKEAPPAPMEVAPAPQPAPGVAVTEERRSQFDDVLFDFDRSELREDGRRTCEAVADYLTKNPQAKILIEGHCDERGTAEYNLALGERRATAVMSYLVSLGVPRAALSTISFGEERPLDPGHDEAAWAKNRRAHFVLR; encoded by the coding sequence ATGAAGTGGACATCTTTCTGGAAATGGTCCGCGCTCGCGTTATCCGTAGCCGCCCTGGTGGCGGTGGGGTGCGCCAAGAAACAGACGGTGAAGTCCGAAGGGGCCGAGGGTGCTCCGGGGGCCCCCGCCGTATCGGAACCGTCCGTGAAAGAGGCTCCGCCGGCTCCCATGGAGGTCGCACCGGCGCCGCAGCCCGCGCCCGGGGTCGCGGTCACCGAGGAGAGGCGTTCCCAGTTTGACGACGTCCTGTTCGACTTCGACAGGTCGGAGTTGAGAGAGGACGGACGCAGGACGTGCGAGGCCGTGGCCGACTACCTGACGAAGAACCCCCAGGCGAAGATCCTGATCGAGGGGCATTGCGACGAGCGCGGCACCGCGGAATACAACCTGGCGCTGGGTGAACGTCGCGCGACGGCGGTGATGTCCTACCTCGTCTCCCTCGGCGTGCCGAGGGCGGCGCTCTCCACGATCAGCTTCGGCGAGGAAAGGCCGCTGGATCCGGGCCACGACGAGGCGGCGTGGGCAAAGAACCGCCGTGCCCACTTCGTCCTGAGATAA